A window of Bacillus mesophilus contains these coding sequences:
- the purR gene encoding pur operon repressor, with translation MKIKRSGRLVDMTYYMIQHPHELVPLTYFAERYQSAKSSISEDLGIIKQTFEESGVGTLLTVAGAAGGVKYIPTLAKEEAVAFIDELCQLFTKPERLLPGGYLYLTDILGNPALVKKIGLMFASLFATKKIDVVMTVATKGIPLAYAVANYLDVPVVIVRRDSKVTEGSTVSINYVSGSSKRIQTMLLARRSLAVGSNVLIIDDFMKAGGTINGMVSLLEEFDATVAGIGVLVESEDEDIEERLVEDYYSLVQLSEVNLKEKAIEVIPGNFINHYKEMKVIDFGGENE, from the coding sequence ATGAAGATAAAACGAAGTGGAAGACTTGTGGATATGACCTATTATATGATTCAGCATCCTCATGAATTAGTTCCACTTACATATTTTGCTGAACGATACCAGTCGGCTAAGTCATCAATTAGTGAGGATTTGGGAATCATCAAGCAAACGTTTGAAGAATCTGGAGTCGGTACCTTATTGACTGTAGCTGGTGCCGCTGGTGGGGTTAAATATATACCAACTTTAGCTAAGGAAGAAGCAGTTGCTTTCATAGATGAGCTTTGTCAATTATTCACAAAGCCCGAAAGACTGCTTCCAGGTGGATATCTATATTTAACAGATATCCTAGGAAATCCAGCATTAGTTAAAAAGATTGGTTTAATGTTTGCTTCTCTTTTCGCCACTAAGAAAATAGATGTTGTCATGACTGTAGCAACAAAGGGAATCCCTCTTGCTTATGCGGTGGCCAACTATTTAGACGTTCCTGTAGTGATTGTAAGAAGGGACAGTAAAGTAACAGAAGGATCGACCGTTAGTATTAATTATGTTTCAGGATCATCGAAACGTATTCAAACAATGCTTTTAGCCCGAAGAAGTTTAGCAGTAGGTTCTAATGTTCTTATCATAGATGATTTTATGAAGGCTGGTGGAACCATTAACGGAATGGTTAGTCTTCTAGAAGAATTCGATGCGACGGTTGCCGGTATCGGTGTACTCGTAGAGTCTGAGGATGAGGATATTGAAGAACGCCTTGTAGAGGATTATTACTCACTTGTTCAGCTATCTGAGGTTAACTTAAAGGAAAAAGCAATTGAAGTGATTCCAGGTAACTTTATCAATCATTATAAGGAAATGAAAGTTATAGATTTTGGAGGCGAAAACGAATGA
- a CDS encoding small, acid-soluble spore protein, alpha/beta type has translation MGRRRGVMSEHFKEELAKELGFYNKVQQDGWGGITSKDAGNMVKRAVQIAQGKLKQN, from the coding sequence TTGGGTAGACGTAGAGGAGTAATGTCAGAGCATTTCAAAGAAGAACTTGCAAAAGAATTAGGCTTTTACAATAAGGTACAGCAGGATGGCTGGGGTGGAATTACCTCAAAGGATGCTGGAAATATGGTGAAAAGGGCAGTTCAAATTGCGCAAGGTAAGCTGAAACAGAATTAA
- a CDS encoding RidA family protein, translating to MKVVQTLKAPQAIGPYSQGMIVNNMFYSSGQIPLTAEGELITGTIQEETHQVFKNLAAVLAEAGASFQSVVKTTVFLSDMNDFVAFNEVYSEYFTENKPARSCVQVARLPKDVKVEIEVIALVK from the coding sequence ATGAAGGTAGTGCAAACCCTAAAAGCTCCTCAGGCAATTGGACCGTATTCACAAGGAATGATTGTAAATAATATGTTTTATAGTTCAGGTCAAATTCCTTTAACAGCTGAAGGAGAATTGATAACGGGGACTATTCAAGAAGAAACGCATCAAGTTTTCAAAAATTTAGCTGCAGTATTGGCAGAAGCAGGTGCTTCATTTCAATCTGTTGTCAAAACAACTGTATTCTTAAGTGACATGAATGATTTTGTTGCTTTTAATGAAGTTTATAGTGAATACTTTACAGAAAACAAACCAGCTCGTTCTTGTGTGCAGGTTGCTAGGCTGCCGAAAGATGTAAAAGTAGAAATTGAAGTTATTGCATTAGTTAAATAA
- the veg gene encoding biofilm formation stimulator Veg: protein MGKTLMEIKQALDGNLGRRLTLRANGGRRKTIERSGILAETYPSVFVIELDQDENSFERVSYSYADVLTETVELTFFEDKTSGIALTGQ from the coding sequence ATGGGTAAAACACTTATGGAAATTAAACAAGCTCTTGATGGGAATCTTGGTAGACGCCTTACTTTAAGAGCAAACGGTGGTCGTAGGAAGACAATTGAACGTTCAGGTATACTTGCAGAAACCTATCCATCTGTTTTTGTCATTGAGCTAGACCAGGATGAAAATTCTTTTGAACGAGTTTCTTACAGCTATGCTGATGTTTTAACAGAAACCGTTGAACTAACATTTTTCGAAGATAAAACGAGCGGTATTGCATTAACAGGTCAGTAA
- the glmU gene encoding bifunctional UDP-N-acetylglucosamine diphosphorylase/glucosamine-1-phosphate N-acetyltransferase GlmU: MTNRYAVVLAAGQGTRMKSKLYKVLHPVCGKSMVEHVIDQVSALELHKIVTIIGFGAELVKSTLGDRSEYALQEEQLGTAHAVMQASPQLKQEKGTTLVICGDTPLITTETMEALLKHHEETNAKATILTAHAEDPTGYGRIIRQSNGDVKRIVEHKDASEEERTVKEINTGTYCFDNEALFQALDKVSNDNVQGEYYLPDVIEILKNEGETVSAFQTERFAETLGVNDRVALAQAEKTMRERINRQHMVNGVTIIDPSNTYISAETIIGSDTTILPGTTLLGKTEIGTDCIIGPNSEIKDCRIGNQTTIRQSVAHNSSIGSEVAIGPFAHIRPDSQISDEVKIGNFVEVKKASFGKGSKASHLSYIGDAKVGADVNLGCGSITVNYDGKRKFETIIEDGAFVGCNSNLIAPVTIGKNAYVAAGSTINNNVPEEALSIARARQTNKENYAKRLKSKE; this comes from the coding sequence ATGACAAATCGTTATGCTGTTGTGTTAGCTGCTGGTCAAGGAACTCGTATGAAGTCAAAATTATATAAAGTATTACACCCTGTTTGTGGAAAATCTATGGTCGAGCATGTTATTGATCAAGTATCGGCATTAGAGTTACATAAGATTGTGACCATAATAGGATTTGGGGCAGAACTTGTTAAATCAACTCTTGGGGATCGAAGCGAATATGCCCTGCAAGAGGAACAACTTGGTACAGCACATGCTGTTATGCAAGCAAGCCCACAACTAAAACAAGAAAAGGGTACAACGTTAGTCATCTGTGGAGATACACCTCTTATTACTACAGAAACCATGGAAGCTCTTCTTAAACATCATGAGGAAACAAATGCTAAGGCGACTATACTAACTGCTCATGCAGAGGATCCAACAGGATATGGACGAATTATCCGACAGTCTAATGGTGATGTTAAAAGGATTGTCGAGCATAAGGATGCATCAGAGGAAGAAAGAACTGTAAAAGAAATAAATACAGGTACTTACTGCTTTGATAATGAGGCACTTTTTCAGGCATTAGATAAAGTTTCAAATGATAATGTCCAAGGCGAGTACTATCTACCGGATGTAATTGAAATCTTAAAGAATGAGGGAGAAACGGTATCTGCCTTTCAAACAGAACGTTTTGCGGAAACGTTAGGCGTTAATGACCGAGTTGCGCTAGCACAGGCTGAAAAGACCATGAGAGAGCGTATTAATCGTCAGCACATGGTAAATGGAGTAACGATTATAGATCCGTCCAATACTTATATTTCGGCAGAAACGATCATTGGTTCGGATACAACAATACTCCCAGGAACTACCTTGCTCGGAAAAACGGAAATTGGTACTGATTGTATAATTGGGCCTAATTCAGAAATAAAGGATTGTCGAATAGGAAATCAAACAACAATTAGACAATCAGTCGCACATAATAGCTCTATTGGCTCCGAAGTGGCAATTGGACCATTTGCTCATATAAGACCAGATTCACAAATTTCTGATGAGGTTAAAATTGGAAATTTTGTAGAAGTGAAAAAAGCTTCATTTGGCAAAGGAAGTAAGGCATCACACTTAAGTTATATAGGAGATGCTAAAGTAGGAGCTGACGTTAATTTAGGCTGTGGATCTATAACAGTAAACTATGATGGCAAAAGAAAGTTTGAAACAATTATCGAGGATGGAGCTTTTGTAGGTTGTAACTCTAACCTAATTGCCCCTGTAACAATTGGAAAAAATGCTTATGTAGCGGCAGGATCAACCATTAATAACAATGTACCTGAAGAGGCTCTTTCAATTGCGAGAGCTAGACAAACAAATAAAGAAAACTATGCAAAGCGACTAAAAAGCAAAGAATAA
- the ispE gene encoding 4-(cytidine 5'-diphospho)-2-C-methyl-D-erythritol kinase yields MRILVKAPAKINLALDVLHKRTDGYHEVKMVMTTIDLADRVELELLDTDQIKISSHNRFVPDDNRNLAYQAAVLIKNKYKISKGVSISITKSIPVAAGLAGGSSDAAATLRGLNTLWNLGLSLDELAQIGAEIGSDVSFCVYGGTALATGRGEIIQPIDPPPHCWVVLAKPSIGVSTADVYGQLNLSSIKHPDVDQMVDAIRNQDYQGICKEMGNVLEEVTLKNYPEVAQIKEQMKRFGADAVLMSGSGPTVFGLIQHDSRMQRVYNGLRGFCDQVFAVRLVGERNHLD; encoded by the coding sequence ATGAGAATCCTTGTTAAAGCGCCGGCCAAGATAAATCTTGCACTGGATGTACTTCATAAACGTACTGATGGGTATCATGAAGTAAAGATGGTAATGACTACTATTGATCTTGCAGATCGTGTCGAGCTTGAATTATTGGATACAGACCAAATTAAGATAAGCTCTCATAATAGATTTGTCCCAGATGATAATCGAAATTTAGCTTATCAAGCGGCTGTATTAATAAAAAATAAATATAAAATCTCTAAAGGTGTGTCAATCTCCATTACAAAATCCATTCCTGTTGCAGCCGGTTTAGCAGGAGGTAGTAGTGATGCAGCGGCCACTCTTAGAGGTTTAAACACGCTGTGGAATCTAGGCTTAAGCTTGGATGAATTAGCTCAGATTGGAGCAGAGATTGGCTCAGATGTTTCCTTCTGTGTATATGGAGGCACAGCCTTAGCGACTGGAAGAGGGGAAATCATCCAACCGATTGATCCACCTCCACATTGTTGGGTTGTTTTAGCTAAGCCATCCATAGGAGTTTCAACTGCTGATGTATACGGTCAGCTAAATTTATCTTCAATTAAGCACCCAGATGTAGATCAAATGGTAGACGCTATAAGAAATCAAGATTACCAAGGTATCTGCAAAGAAATGGGTAATGTTTTAGAAGAGGTGACCCTTAAGAATTACCCAGAAGTTGCCCAGATTAAAGAGCAGATGAAACGGTTCGGTGCGGATGCAGTTCTAATGAGTGGTAGTGGTCCAACAGTGTTTGGTCTAATACAGCACGATTCCAGAATGCAGAGAGTATACAATGGCTTAAGAGGATTTTGTGACCAGGTGTTTGCAGTCAGATTAGTGGGTGAAAGAAATCACCTTGATTAA
- the spoVG gene encoding septation regulator SpoVG, which translates to MEVTDVRLRRVNTEGRMRAIASITLDHEFVVHDIRVIDGNNGLFVAMPSKRTPDGEFRDIAHPINSSTRGKIQDAVLAEYHRVGELEVELEEAGAS; encoded by the coding sequence ATGGAAGTAACAGACGTAAGATTACGCCGCGTTAATACCGAAGGACGTATGCGAGCTATTGCATCTATTACATTAGATCATGAATTTGTCGTGCATGATATTCGTGTAATCGATGGAAACAACGGATTATTTGTAGCAATGCCTAGCAAACGCACTCCTGATGGGGAGTTTCGTGATATCGCTCACCCAATTAACTCATCTACTCGCGGAAAAATTCAAGATGCAGTATTAGCTGAGTATCATCGTGTTGGTGAGTTAGAAGTCGAGCTTGAAGAAGCTGGAGCATCATAA